A single genomic interval of Eurosta solidaginis isolate ZX-2024a chromosome 3, ASM4086904v1, whole genome shotgun sequence harbors:
- the LOC137244682 gene encoding uncharacterized protein, protein MTLSVLTHNCQLILLCLLLVTVNKASASQIKKKDGAIASEDLKTSDAELPYTVDETNPKNPNPIQESVATKKHEGVLNNAVGGKLSANVEPEHNKKLPNSEPVGGTIAPIERWSNTADESQFNLKANYEYGDDELPHSFVTSFYVFLGLSVGAMLFILVKVYRLRLSRAERKYGVHGDRTTQELVPLPVSIEDCNSEDEDQTLFEVNRQQIRIL, encoded by the exons ATGACTCTATCAGTATTAACACATAACTGTCAACTAATTCTGCTTTGCCTCCTGCTCGTAACTGTTAACAAAGCATCAGCATCTCAAATAAAAAAGAAAGACGGTGCCATTGCAAGTGAAGATTTGAAAACCTCAGACGCTGAATTACCTTATACCGTGGACGAGACGAATCCAAAAAATCCTAATCCTATTCAAGAATCTGTAGCAACTAAAAAACATGAGGGTGTTTTAAATAATGCTGTCGGTGGCAAATTGAGCGCAAATGTTGAGCCAGAACACAATAAAAAACTGCCAAATTCAGAACCAGTGGGTGGAACAATAGCTCCTATTGAGCGGTGGAGTAATACTGCAGATGAATCccaatttaatttaaaagcaaaCTACGAATATGGTGATGATGAATTACCTCATTCATTTGTAACAAGTTTTTATGTATTCCTTGGGCTTAGTGTCGGCGCAATGCTATTTATTTTGGTTAAAGTATACAG acTGCGCTTGTCACGCGCGGAACGTAAGTATGGCGTGCACGGTGATCGTACCACACAAGAATTGGTACCTTTGCCTGTATCTATTGAGGATTGTAATAGTGAAGATGAAGATCAAACTTTATTTGAAGTAAACCGTCAGCAGATACGAATATTATGA